The nucleotide sequence AGACCATTGTCAGAGAGAAGTTTATTCAGTTATGAAATCTactaagaagaaaagcaaatgatgAAATGGGTTGGTTTCCAATTTCTGTACAGCTCCTAACAGGAAGGTTGCTGTCTATTTGCTTCCTATATACCAGTTAATTGAGGGCCTGAACCCATAtcttttccttgtattttctttttgcttcctcttctcttcctgtccttcccttccaaatttcttttctcatttcttctctttttgtaaCAGGCTTGAAAAGTGATGTTTTATCTACTAACCACTTtaggcttttttattttcctttagtaaAGAAAGCAAAACGAAGTCCTGTGGAAGGGTAGAGGAAACCCATACTTTGTCATCTTTAGTGAAACCAGGAGTTTCTCAAGTGTTTTTTGCAGAAGTCAGCTGTGAGTCCTTTTACAAGTCCTTTTCACCTGAAGTCATGAGTCTGAGTGTCCTCCTGCTCCTAATTCTCAATAAGTACAAATTTCCATCTCCTTAGAGAAATTTTCTGGCATTTATTGTTGATTTCCTGTAATATCAAAGCATCCAAGTTACTGGAAGAGTGAAACAGTTTTTAGAACAAAAATTTACCTAGAGAGCCTTAGAAGGAGAAAGTCAACTGAAACATACCTAGAAGAGGCGGTGGAAGATTTCTTTCCTGGGAGTAGAAGGGACCTGACAGCAATGTCAAGGAATTAGAGCAGATCTGTCTCTGGTTCCAGTAATTCATTCAACATGAACACATGATAGAATTTGGTTTGGAATTCTGGCCAAATCTATAGGTATGTGCAGTTGTCATGTTACTTAAATTTCTATGCCTTAGACCCTTAACATTTCAAAGTAAAGTACCCACTGGCATGGTTACTGTGCTGAAATGTTATGAGATCTTAAAAATTCTTAGCAATCTGGCTGGCAGAGAGTAGCTATTCAATAAATAGTTCTTCCACTCCCTtccccccttcttctcttgtatggtgagtttttgcttttgttttaatatttgccCTCTGAACAAGCCGAATGACATATCTAGCTTAATCTTAAGTcatgttttcaaaatgttttactcAGATAGTAAATAGTACTACACAGAATTAAATACAGAATCACCACCACTAAGGCActgagttgcttttttttttaacttttaattttagattgAAGTATTGCCAGTGAGTTATTGATgtacagaggaaataaaaaaagaacactgggGTTGAATTCAACTTGTAAATGAGAGAGAATTTGAAGGATCTGTCTGGGGGACAGATGAGAAAGTTTCTAAGATGAACAAATTGGTATAAACACTGCATCTCATTCACAAAGTCAGGGATGCTCCCTCCCCACCACggaaaaaaagaagaaccaaatcaGAGTAGACATTTGCTCTTGCAGGCTTTCCCACTTTGAATTTAATAAAGATCAGGCATAGGAGGGATGAAAACAGTCCTAACCATGATTGACCCTATGACCTTGTCCTTGCATTTGCTTCGCTCTCACCCGCTAACCTGACGGCACAGTCATGAGGGTGACACATAGGCTGCTGAGCAGAGCAAATGAGACCATTTCCCTGTCTGAGATTATTTCCCTTCCTACAGCTTCCTCGGGCAAGATGTGAGGAGAACTGTGTCAGTCCTGAACAGTAAGTATCTGAGAATGCTCAGTGGAAGGAAGGCGAGACAGACAAAAACATCAACACCCCAAACAGGGTCAAATGTCATCAGATAGCTGTGATTTCCCTATTTCTACTTAAATGGGCCTCCACCCACTGATCTCACAGATGGTTCTCCAAAAACAAGCAGGCATTCCAGTCATCCTAAACACTCAAAATAATACTGCTGACAGCATTTTTTTCCAAAGCCAATCTTCCTATCAAAACTTTTTTGATAGGAAGTAATCTCAGTTTATACAGTCACGGAGATTTGTGAAAGATTTTCTTTCCCATGCTTCTCAGTGACTCACTGGGGCAGACAGAATTCACTAGACTCAGACAGATAAACTTGGGTGGTTGCTCGAGTAGAACCAccatttcagatatgcagagcATTTCCTATTTTTTAGGGCACGTTAATATTTATTggactttcctgctggctcagtggtaaagaatctgcctgccaacacagaagatgcaagaggcgtgcaagtttgatccctgagcaggaaaatcccctggagaaagaaatggcagctcactctagtattcttgcctgggaaatcccatggacagaggagcctggtgggctacagtccatgcggtgtCTACTGAGTCGGACAAAACTTAGAGACTACACAACAACCACGGTAACAACAATATTGATTGCAGGTGGCACTTAGCTCTCACTTTGAGGTGATTAACCCTCCATCTAAATCTGTCACAATTAGGTCTCATGTAGACACAGGACACCAAGATGAAAAAGGGAAGAGATTCACTCCTCTTGGAGGTAAACTGTTTTAAGGAAGCAGGGACAGTTTGAATAAAAGACTTACTTAGGctgaagaaaaatacatatttagccACGGAAAGAGTTTCCCAACAGCCAAGTCTGTTAAACCCAGGGGGAATGGCAATGGCCTTCATTACTTGTCACATGCTCTTTGAGGTTTTACACGCCTACCACTGTAGGAGTGTTACTTTTAATAGAATCAGAATCATAACGCTGTAGAACTGGAAGAGGCTTTGAACGAATGAGAAATATGAGGACACTTAGAGACACTGTTCATTGATGAAACAAACTGTATGGTCTACAACTGTGCAGAGAGGATAGAGAAGTAGATTTCAATAGATTTCAACAGATCACTATATCAGAAAGGATTATTAAATGCATTAATAATTATCTTCAGTAACAAATgttttccttccccttctcttcctacttaCAAACTTATTTCACTTCTTGTCCCATGCAATCCATATTTTCTTCATCCTGTAGAGAAAACTGATAATTGCCCTAGTTCATTCAGAGTATTTAATTAGCTTTCATCATGATGGagttggtttttacatttttccccCCCTTCTTGTTTGGCCTCAGTGGATATGCTTATCAGTTTTGATCTTGGATGTGAAAATTTAAAGCCCTTTTTATAGTGGgcatttttatggttttattgtgacccccccctttttcttttttccccttgtttctgctttttattttttatcaaaatatagttgatttgtaatattgtgttagtttctagggTTCAGCAAAAGgattaagttatatatatatatatattctttttcatattcttttccattatagattattacaggccattgaatatagttccctgtgctatatagtaggactcTATTGTTTACCTATATGGTCGCCCTTTTTGCAACAGCTtgtaaaacaaattataaatgttCATGCTTATAATTGAAATATTCTTTATGTTTAAGCTATTGACTTCAAATATATACAAACCTTAACTGTCACATTCATTTTTACTCTTTGTAAGCTTACTCTGCAAGTTCTTTCTTGATAATCGTCATCAAAAGTGTCTACAATGATTGTGGTTACATGTTCTATTAACATTACTTTAATAATAACTAGTTTAGTCTGTCTTATAGTGATTTACATGATGGTATAAACcgcttctgggcttcccaggtggcactagtggtcaagaacctgcctgctaatgcaggagatgtaagagactcaggttcgatccctgggtcaggaagatcccctgggggagggcatggcaacccacttcagtgttcttacttggagaatcccatggacaggggagcctggcgggttacagtccatagggttgcaaaaaagtcagacacaactgaagcaacagcatgcACGCATGAATAAACCACTACTAAAGGCATCTCATTTCATGGTAGATTTAGCTGGTTACATTGAAGTTAACATAACCTGTAATGCTTTTATTATAAAGGTATCATACATTTTTGTAACTCATATTTCTGATTCTGAAAGTATAACAGgcattgattatatttttattgcaaaataaaattattattctttctcCATAGCTGCCTGACCACAGACTGGGTACATCTCTGGTATATATGGTAAGTTTCAGCTATGTTAcccaaaaagacatttaaaaggaAGCTTTTCTCAGGggtattattttttaaggttttttttttttttttttttttttccttttaaaatatattgacaacagaggggaaaaaatctgaGATATTGAGCCTAGTTACCTAACATCTCACGGAGTAAAGCCTCTTTTCCTCATCACTAACCTATGTGACAATATAGCAGGATTTCCTATTTCAATACCATCTCCTGGTATTGAACATCAACAGATGTTGTGTATTTTCTCAGGGTCAACTCTAGAAATAGCCACAGAAAGGAGACTACTTCAGTAAAAATCTGCCCCTCCAAAACGCATTTAAATCTCTCATAAAAATCTCATGAATTGTTCAAGTGAACTGACTCAGTCTTGCTGGCAAAATAAGGAAGTATATATATGACAGGAAAGCCTGGGAACTGAAATCTTAAAAGCATTCTAAAAAATATTCAAGCAAGAATTAAAATGCAGACATTGAAGGCTGATTATgcaaattggtttaaaaaaacaaaacaaggagcaCAGAGCTCTCAGTACTCCGTGGGGTCCTTGCAGGTTGCTGGTGGTCATCGGGGCACTGCTTCTCCTGTGCGGCCTGACTTCTGTGTGCTTCCGCTGCTGTCTGGGTCGCCAGCAAAATGGGGGAGAGGAGGGCCGGCCACCCTATGAAGTCACGGTCATCGCTTTTGACCATGACAGCACTCTCCAGAGCACGGTCACTTGTGAGTATTCGGACGTGTAACACGGGAAGTGAAGCCAGGTTTAAAAGAACACCTGGTGCGAAGGTTTAAAAACATTGATCAAACAgtattagatttatttatttattcacgtattatttttgcttgcattgggtcttcgttgctgcatccgggctttctctagttgccccgGGGAAGGGGCTACTTTCTGGTTTCGGTATGAGGGCTTCGCATGGTGATGgcttctctggttggggagcatgggctctagagcaagcAGGGTTCGGCAGCTGTGATACAGGGGTTTAGTTGCTTCATGACATGTGAAATCTTCggggaccaggaatggaacccttgttccctgcattgtcaggttgattcttatccattgtaccaagaaataaaaagtcactcagttgtatctgactctttgcgatcccatggactatacagtccatggaattctccaggcaagaatactggcgtgggtagtctttcccttctccaggggatcttcccaacccagggatcaagcccaggtctcccgcattgcaggtggattctttaccagctgagccaccagggaagcccactgtaccAAGAGGGAATAGTATTAAAGATTCTAAATCTTGGGGCAGCTTTAATTTCCAGACGCCTGATGGTGTGGTGACCTTGCCTCTCATGGATGCTGTACTTATGGTCTGATGAtggaatgaaggaagaaatgaaatgttAGAGACGATATTGGAAATGTCTTATAGGAAAAATTTACAAGTCGATAAATAATTACTTTGATAAAACTATTTTAAGCACTGCACATATCCCTTTTTTGAAAAATCTTAGATTTTGTGAAAGCCAaacttatattttctctttactatatttttcatctttagaaaAATTAGTCATGGAATACTTTCAATTCTTTATTCACCAGGTCTTACTCTGTTAAATATTAGGCCCAACACCTGATAGTTATAAGACACTTTCCTTTATTTCCCTCTGTTCTCTTCTTTGGATTATATTCTTTCCTAAAATTGGAGAGTGACCTACCGGGCAGAACAGCAGGTGGCAATATGCtgtgatatttattttgaaaaaagagaGCGCTATAGCATATTGTTtgccttttcctgcttctttccttGCTGTCAGTCTACGGGGAAACATAAATAGGCAGAAACAATTACTTCTAAGGGATCTGCAACTTCAGTGGGTTGACATAAAGGGTTTTAAATTCGtaaaggggaaagaaaggggTTATGAGATGTGGGGACACATTTTACATTATttgagaaagcaaagagggaagTTGGTTTCTACACAAGCTTCACAGGACTTTTATAACATCTGTTGCCAAGAGTGACAATGAGTTTTGACACTTGTTGAAAATGAAGGGGGATTGGGtttccctggggactcagtggtaaagactctgcctgccaatgcaggaggtacgggttcatttcctggtccaggaggatcctacatgctgtgggacaacttATCCCGTCTGCCTCAGCTACTGAACCTGTGTTCTGAAATAAGAGAatccaccgcaatgagaaacccacgcaccaactagagagtagcccctcttcaccacaactggagaaaacctGTGGCcaacagctaagacccagtgcagccatgagtaaataaagaaaagggaCAGAGGCTAGACACCCTTTTCATAAGATAACATAAATAAAGGGGAACTGCATGTACTGTAAGTCTCTGGTTTCTGAAGATGCCACATGTACTTGAACTCTGGTTCTTTCCTGCCTAGCCCTGCAGTCAGTGTTCGGCCCTGCGGCTCGAAGGATCCTGGCTGTGGCTCACTCCCCCAGCTCCCTGGGCCAGCTGCCCTCCTCCCTGGACACCCTCCCAGGGTATGAGGAAGCACTTCGCATGACTCGTTTCACTGTTTCAAGGTGTGGGCAGAAAGCACCTGATCTACCATCAGTGCCAGAAGAAAAGCAGCTGCCCCCGATGGAGAAAGAGTCTCCCGGAGTACAACACTCTTCTGATTGAtggggaccttttttttttttttttttaccgttgTATTTTATTTAGCTGTAACAAATCAAATTACTAAAACTTTTGTTTGTGTTAAATTTGAGATAAGCCTATAGACCCAGCAAGAGAAATGTAATTATAAACAGACATGGCCACTAGTTGCTAATAGTAACAGTTACtatattacacatattttctCTTGTAATATGTCAAACATTCCTTCTTTGGTTCCTGCTTGCAACACAATTTAAAATTAGCACACTAAAATAATTTACAAGTGATTCACATTACATTTATAAGTGATTTATTAGGAAAACATTACATTTATAAGTAATTTAAATTCTCTGTAATTTAATGTCTCATCTGCTGAAGTATAGTAGTCATAGTACCTTAGAagttcctttttaatttatttttaattggaggataattgctttataatgtgttggcttctgctataaaactacatgaatcagccatatacacacacacacacacacacacacacacacacacacacacatatatatatatatcccctaattcttgaacatccctcccagcCCCCGAAATCTGGTTTTATTAATGGAGTGGAGGTGTCCTCAGGGTTGGTAGATATTCAcagacaaatggaaaaatttttcCTAACTTTTAGAAGGGTTAGGATGGCATCTAAACATCATTCTGTGGGAAAGATAGATTCTAACTCTTCATTTCCAGGTGCATCTATTTTCTGCTATGGGATGCTCTTGTTGAGAACTCTTCTTTATCCAGGGGTAAAAAAATTTGCAATTAACCTGTAGTGATGCTGATTACTACTAAACTGGAAAGCACCAGAGGCAGCTTGGATTCCTTCACCTATCAAGTTCTTTTCCCCAGAGGACGCTGCAAGTTTCCCTAGCAGCAAACAGGTTGTGTTCACTTGTGGAGAAAGACACTCGTATAGGCACAGCCAGAGCTGTTAATGCACTGAATTCACACACCCTTCCTCTCATGAGAACATTCAATTTTATGCTAAATGACAGTGATAATTTGGGACATCATGTAATACCTCACTGGACATCCAAAATCCAGGGGTGGGATTGCGGGCATGGGCTAAGCGGGCACAGTAAAGTACTGAAGTGCAAATATCGAggtctttctttcattcttctacCCACTAACAGAACGGGAAACTGAATAGAATGCAGTAACAGTTCCATtcattttttagttcctctgcccTGCAAACACATGAACGCACATGGaggcatgcacacatatgtacTTGTATGCTTTTGTAACTCTAAAAGAATAGCATTGTTTTGCCTCTTTGCTCTTTCCTGCTTTGACTGCTTGCAAGACCTGTCTCTATAGTGACAACACTTGTTTCTAGTGGTGACCTTCACTGCCACCTGGTGGAGTGATGGTAGAAATGCATTCTCCTATTGGCAcctaaagcttccctggtggctcagtggtaaagaatccacctgccaatgcaggagacgtgggttcgatccctgggtcaggaagatcccctgcaggaggaaatggcaacccactccagtgttctagcctggcaAATGCGTACTTCTCCAATCTTTGGAGCACTAACTGCTTGGAGTCCTTCCCAGGGCACCATCCTGCTGTTGCATTGCTAACCTGTCCACATAACACACTACCTCCAAAATTTCCTGTTATTGGAAAATTTAGGAAATGAAGTACATTTGGGGGAAAACTACTTGCCAGTGACCTTAGGAAAGTTACCAAACTCTTTCAAGAACAgtctctcatttgtaaaataaaggatAATAACACCACTGATGATAGTTGTGAAAATCAAATAAACTGTCTAGAAATGACAAGATTTGTAAATTATTATACACATGCATTTGTTACTATTACTTTTGACAGTTTATTTTCACTTGCCTCCTATGATGTTGCTGAGAATTATATTCTGATTTGTCCTTTTGCCAGTCAGCTTGCTGTATTATTGCTAAGTCATCCCTCACGTAGCTTTAtttcatcaataaatatttgttggttgAGGTAAACAGCTGGAGACATGTGATCCGTCTTAATATATCCTGTGTAGAGGTAAGGAATATTCTAGAAAATTTGTTTATTAGTCAATTAGCTCCATTTCAGGGAGCAGTACAGACCCAGGGGTGGCTGATTAATGCACCACCTCATTAAACCCTTTCTTGGAACGCtcactgagccaggagggaaaaTGTTCTAAGTGAG is from Bubalus bubalis isolate 160015118507 breed Murrah chromosome 4, NDDB_SH_1, whole genome shotgun sequence and encodes:
- the TMEM52B gene encoding transmembrane protein 52B, which gives rise to MGLQSSALMASALVYFIQLPRARCEENCVSPEHCLTTDWVHLWYIWLLVVIGALLLLCGLTSVCFRCCLGRQQNGGEEGRPPYEVTVIAFDHDSTLQSTVTSLQSVFGPAARRILAVAHSPSSLGQLPSSLDTLPGYEEALRMTRFTVSRCGQKAPDLPSVPEEKQLPPMEKESPGVQHSSD